Proteins encoded together in one Micromonospora kangleipakensis window:
- a CDS encoding FAD-dependent oxidoreductase, producing MRTAVVVGAGLGGLAAAGALARSGWRVSLLERADRVRPEPTALVLWPNGVRALRALGLGAGLDAIATPLADGGVRRPDGHWLVQPRATPAERMPVVVHREDLHDALIAGLGDRVELRTGVAVRTVRAVPGERPAVGDGRHTVEADLVVAADGTDSEIRRQLAPEAGVVSSGCAAWRAVIPWYRAPKLPADQPVGGETLGAGYRFVAASLGERGTAGGSSRGGIYWVATAAGAPRPEPPETQLALLKRWYAGWPAPIAELLDATDPADLVQQEIRELRPLPRAYGFPAGPGGVVLLGDAAHAMPPHLGQGACLAFEDAATLASLLRESRLPDAVQAYDRLRRPRAATMVRQTRRMSAVLQTRGRLALRARDAALGTISPRLRSTAASAAAQWHPPA from the coding sequence ATGCGTACCGCGGTGGTGGTCGGCGCCGGGCTCGGCGGGCTGGCGGCGGCCGGCGCGCTGGCCCGGTCCGGGTGGCGGGTCAGCCTCCTCGAACGGGCCGACCGGGTCCGCCCGGAACCGACCGCCCTCGTGCTCTGGCCCAACGGGGTACGCGCGCTGCGCGCCCTGGGCCTCGGCGCGGGCCTGGACGCGATCGCCACGCCGCTGGCCGACGGCGGCGTCCGCCGTCCGGACGGGCACTGGCTGGTGCAGCCCCGCGCGACGCCGGCGGAGCGGATGCCGGTGGTGGTGCACCGGGAGGACCTGCACGACGCGCTGATCGCCGGCCTCGGTGACCGGGTCGAGCTGCGGACCGGGGTGGCCGTCCGGACGGTCCGCGCGGTCCCCGGCGAACGCCCGGCGGTCGGCGACGGCCGGCACACCGTCGAGGCGGACCTGGTGGTCGCCGCCGACGGCACCGACAGCGAGATCCGCCGCCAGCTCGCCCCGGAAGCGGGGGTGGTCAGCTCCGGCTGCGCCGCCTGGCGCGCGGTGATCCCCTGGTACCGGGCGCCGAAGCTCCCCGCCGACCAGCCCGTGGGCGGGGAGACGCTGGGCGCCGGTTATCGCTTCGTGGCCGCCTCGCTCGGTGAGCGGGGCACGGCGGGCGGCTCCAGCCGGGGCGGCATCTACTGGGTGGCCACCGCCGCGGGGGCGCCCCGCCCCGAGCCGCCGGAGACCCAGCTCGCCCTGCTCAAGCGCTGGTACGCCGGCTGGCCCGCGCCGATCGCCGAGCTGCTCGACGCGACCGACCCCGCCGACCTGGTCCAGCAGGAGATCCGCGAGCTGCGTCCGCTGCCCCGGGCGTACGGCTTCCCGGCCGGCCCGGGCGGCGTGGTGCTGCTCGGCGACGCCGCGCACGCCATGCCGCCGCACCTCGGGCAGGGCGCCTGCCTCGCCTTTGAGGACGCCGCCACGCTCGCCTCGCTGCTGCGCGAGTCGCGACTGCCGGACGCCGTGCAGGCGTACGACCGGTTGCGTCGCCCCCGCGCGGCGACCATGGTCCGGCAGACCCGCCGGATGTCCGCGGTGCTGCAGACCCGCGGCCGCCTGGCCCTGCGGGCCCGCGACGCCGCCCTCGGCACGATCAGCCCCCGGCTGCGCAGCACCGCCGCCTCCGCCGCCGCCCAGTGGCACCCGCCCGCCTGA
- the lgt gene encoding prolipoprotein diacylglyceryl transferase — protein sequence MTHAPMTPLAALPSPSTAVWQLGPVPIRAYALCIIVGIVVACLVTERRLRQRGVAPGAVLDIAVWAVPTGIIGARIYHVITSPEKYFGADGQPLKAFAIWEGGLGIWGAVAGGALGAWIAARQLGIPFAVVADALAPGLPLAQAVGRFGNWFNNELYGGRTSLPWGLEVHVMDPDNPGHALRDDAGNAVLLPGLYHPTFLYEALWNIGVAALVLVLDRKLRLGKGRAFALYVMGYTVGRFWIELMRTDEANHILGLRLNVWTAALVFLGALIYFLRVRGPREYLIPVGTPATPVPPAGGDVSQVDLSAREAGPRAVAPEGYRVVSEEQFRAYQETGAVPDEPTETTPEDGTEGDGTAVADPDDRAESDDRAERTEPDDRAESDERTEPDDRAGAAGARPADRDS from the coding sequence GTGACCCACGCCCCGATGACCCCCCTGGCGGCCCTGCCCAGCCCCAGCACCGCCGTCTGGCAGCTCGGACCGGTTCCGATCCGGGCGTACGCCCTCTGCATCATCGTCGGCATCGTGGTGGCCTGCCTGGTCACCGAGCGTCGGCTGCGCCAGCGCGGCGTCGCACCGGGCGCGGTGCTCGACATCGCCGTCTGGGCGGTGCCCACCGGCATCATCGGCGCCCGGATCTACCACGTCATCACCTCGCCTGAGAAGTACTTCGGCGCCGACGGGCAGCCGCTCAAAGCGTTCGCCATCTGGGAGGGCGGTCTCGGCATCTGGGGCGCCGTCGCCGGTGGCGCGCTCGGCGCCTGGATCGCCGCCCGGCAGCTCGGCATCCCGTTCGCCGTGGTCGCCGACGCGCTGGCGCCGGGCCTGCCGCTGGCCCAGGCCGTGGGCCGGTTCGGCAACTGGTTCAACAACGAGCTGTACGGCGGCCGCACCTCCCTGCCCTGGGGGCTCGAGGTCCACGTGATGGACCCGGACAACCCCGGGCACGCGCTGCGTGACGACGCCGGCAACGCGGTCCTCCTGCCGGGGCTCTACCACCCGACCTTCCTCTACGAGGCGCTCTGGAACATCGGCGTCGCCGCGCTGGTCCTCGTCCTCGACCGGAAGCTGCGGCTCGGCAAGGGCCGGGCGTTCGCGCTCTACGTGATGGGCTACACCGTGGGCCGGTTCTGGATCGAGCTGATGCGCACCGACGAGGCGAACCACATCCTCGGCCTGCGGCTCAACGTCTGGACCGCGGCGCTGGTCTTCCTCGGCGCGCTGATCTACTTCCTCCGGGTCCGCGGCCCGCGGGAGTACCTCATCCCGGTCGGCACGCCGGCGACGCCGGTCCCGCCAGCGGGCGGCGACGTGTCGCAGGTCGACCTCTCCGCCCGGGAGGCCGGGCCGCGGGCGGTCGCGCCGGAGGGCTACCGGGTGGTCAGCGAGGAGCAGTTCCGCGCGTACCAGGAGACCGGCGCGGTGCCCGACGAGCCGACGGAGACCACGCCCGAGGACGGGACCGAGGGCGACGGCACGGCCGTCGCGGACCCCGACGACCGGGCCGAGTCGGACGACCGGGCCGAGCGGACTGAGCCGGACGACCGGGCCGAGTCGGACGAGCGGACCGAGCCGGACGACCGGGCCGGCGCGGCCGGCGCCCGCCCCGCCGACCGGGACAGCTGA
- the trpA gene encoding tryptophan synthase subunit alpha, whose protein sequence is MSRIGVAFDKARADGRAVLVGCMPAGFPTVEGSIAAMTAMVEAGVDVIEVEIPYSDPVMDGPVIQKASDIALAGGVRTADTLRIVEAVAATGAPVVTMTYWNPIEQYGVDAFARDLAAAGGTGLITPDLIPDEADEWLAASDAHGLDRTFLVSPSSTDARLKMTVEHCRGFVYATAIMGVTGARAQTSDAAPILVSRLREVTDLPVGVGLGVGTGAQAGTVAGYADGVIVGSALVRCLLDAPDQAAGLAALRTLSAELAEGVRSPLR, encoded by the coding sequence GTGAGCCGGATCGGGGTGGCCTTCGACAAGGCCCGCGCCGACGGGCGGGCCGTGCTGGTCGGCTGCATGCCGGCCGGGTTCCCGACCGTCGAGGGCAGCATCGCCGCGATGACCGCGATGGTCGAGGCGGGCGTGGACGTCATCGAGGTGGAGATCCCGTACTCCGACCCGGTGATGGACGGTCCGGTGATCCAGAAGGCCAGCGACATCGCCCTGGCTGGCGGCGTGCGCACCGCGGACACGCTGCGCATCGTCGAGGCGGTCGCCGCCACCGGCGCGCCGGTGGTCACCATGACCTACTGGAACCCGATCGAGCAGTACGGCGTGGACGCCTTCGCCCGGGACCTCGCCGCCGCCGGCGGCACCGGCCTGATCACCCCGGACCTGATCCCGGACGAGGCCGACGAGTGGCTGGCCGCCTCCGACGCGCACGGCCTGGACCGGACGTTCCTGGTCTCCCCGTCCTCCACGGACGCGCGGCTGAAGATGACCGTGGAGCACTGCCGGGGCTTCGTCTACGCCACCGCGATCATGGGCGTCACCGGCGCCCGCGCGCAGACCTCCGACGCCGCGCCGATCCTGGTCTCCCGGCTGCGCGAGGTCACCGACCTGCCGGTCGGCGTGGGGCTGGGCGTGGGCACCGGCGCGCAGGCCGGCACGGTCGCCGGGTACGCCGACGGCGTCATCGTCGGCAGCGCGCTGGTCCGCTGCCTGCTCGACGCGCCGGACCAGGCCGCCGGCCTGGCCGCGCTGCGTACGCTCAGCGCCGAGCTGGCCGAGGGCGTCCGCAGCCCGCTCCGCTGA
- a CDS encoding NUDIX hydrolase: MSALTWAVAAVVSDDAGRVLLCRQGRGERRWGLPGGRLRRDESPAAAVLRNIHAETGWEIRVVDLVGLYRLGDPSAPPPAAGRCGPLPDVLVHVFRARVTGGTPTGDPVGGCHLGWHAPAELPNAVTPITRAAVADALAGRSGVLRDAGRELARPAAAPSAVGGDGGPGGRGQGGDLVAPGQRPEPDDTPIARR, translated from the coding sequence ATGAGCGCGCTCACCTGGGCGGTCGCGGCGGTCGTCAGCGACGACGCCGGTCGGGTGCTGCTCTGCCGGCAGGGCCGGGGCGAGCGACGCTGGGGGCTACCCGGCGGGCGGCTGCGCCGGGACGAGAGCCCCGCGGCGGCGGTGCTCCGGAACATCCACGCGGAGACCGGCTGGGAGATCCGGGTCGTCGACCTGGTGGGCCTCTACCGGCTCGGCGACCCGAGCGCTCCGCCGCCCGCCGCGGGCCGGTGTGGGCCGCTGCCGGACGTGCTGGTGCACGTCTTCCGCGCCCGGGTGACCGGCGGGACGCCGACGGGAGACCCGGTGGGCGGCTGCCACCTGGGCTGGCACGCCCCGGCCGAGCTGCCGAACGCCGTCACCCCGATCACCCGGGCGGCCGTCGCCGACGCGCTGGCCGGCCGGTCTGGGGTGCTGCGGGACGCCGGGCGGGAGCTGGCCCGACCGGCGGCCGCCCCGTCCGCCGTCGGGGGCGACGGAGGTCCCGGCGGGCGAGGCCAGGGCGGCGACCTCGTCGCGCCCGGGCAACGTCCCGAGCCGGACGACACCCCGATCGCCCGACGCTGA